One Halobacterium zhouii genomic region harbors:
- a CDS encoding class I SAM-dependent methyltransferase, whose amino-acid sequence MTRRDVRRTYDRIAEHFAQTREYAWPEVEEFLDDWAHSTRSPSAGGDAAVALDVGCGNGRHSEVLAAHADRVLALDASRGLLGTARDRATDHGFDADLLQGDASRLPLCDGVVDVAVYVATLHHLPSRESRVASLDELARVLAKGATALVSAWSTEHDRFESEAHSASDSRTAEGCETESEGFDTTVDWTLPGGDTVDRFYHIYAPDEFRADLQTSSLAVREVFVSSGNCYAVVASE is encoded by the coding sequence ATGACTCGCCGAGACGTCCGCCGGACCTACGACCGCATCGCGGAGCACTTCGCCCAGACTCGCGAGTACGCGTGGCCGGAGGTCGAGGAGTTCCTCGACGACTGGGCCCACTCCACCAGGAGTCCCAGCGCTGGCGGTGACGCCGCCGTCGCGCTCGACGTCGGCTGTGGGAACGGCCGCCACAGCGAGGTGCTCGCCGCGCACGCCGACCGAGTACTCGCGCTCGACGCAAGCCGCGGCCTCCTCGGAACTGCACGCGACCGCGCAACCGACCACGGATTCGACGCCGACCTACTGCAAGGTGACGCCTCTCGTCTTCCTCTCTGTGACGGCGTCGTCGACGTCGCGGTGTACGTCGCAACGCTCCACCACCTGCCGAGTCGTGAGTCGCGAGTCGCCAGTCTCGACGAACTGGCGCGCGTGCTCGCGAAGGGAGCTACAGCGCTGGTCAGCGCGTGGAGCACCGAACACGACAGATTCGAGAGCGAGGCGCATAGCGCTTCGGACAGTCGAACGGCCGAAGGCTGTGAGACGGAAAGCGAGGGCTTCGACACCACGGTCGACTGGACGCTCCCCGGCGGCGACACCGTCGACCGGTTCTACCACATCTACGCCCCCGACGAGTTCCGCGCAGACCTCCAGACCAGTTCACTCGCCGTGCGCGAGGTCTTCGTCTCGAGCGGTAACTGTTACGCCGTCGTCGCGTCCGAATAG
- a CDS encoding type II secretion system F family protein: MALAYLPLVLVFAVVTVVALTPFVDQLDRLLSRVALATFGRFARDRESANPQQVRSLHGAHVGTTYRVYAARTYLYATVAALAGSILGVYLVAGALVFLGTVTPEFAAQLPAPLGPLVAGGRPGFDLLELFGLFLLSSATLGVTSAFATHQVRWLLPKYEAAERARRINASMERTVAFMYALSRSGMALPEVLRILARNREVYGESAREMAVAVKDVDVFGADILRALERLGDRTPSDELAEFTENLTSVLQSGQNLPSFLHNEYEYYAEEAEARQSQFLELLATLAEAYVTVLVAGPLFLITILVVIGLTLGGTLGFLRLTGYLLVPLATAGFVVYLDSITETAIANTTNDDEREASMVRFVDVPTADGVARSDGGATDLGGKSASGVPRETNRERFDTHEWLRPILYRLRHPFAVVLESPSVVFWVTTPLTLGYLVVRWWPLASNGVTDVSAYDDPLVHAALFVLGTFALAYELHRRRLGAIEAGVPDFLDRFASTNEAGMAAVPSFGRVVDSDLGALTRELERTWADIQWGARIENALHRFGQRAQTPAISRVVALTTNAMRASGDLGPVLRIAADEAKATRRLERDRRNELLTYLVVIYVSFFVFLAIIVALDTVFIPNLPSGGLGGAAAGSSVPTGPFSRAAQLTEAKKDAYSLVFFHTGLVQAICSGLVAGQMGENSVKAGAKHATVMLLASYGTFVLIG; encoded by the coding sequence ATGGCGCTCGCGTATCTGCCACTCGTGCTCGTCTTCGCGGTGGTCACAGTGGTCGCACTCACACCGTTCGTGGACCAACTCGACCGCCTGCTGAGTCGGGTCGCGCTCGCCACGTTCGGTCGGTTCGCCCGGGACCGCGAGTCCGCGAATCCACAGCAAGTGCGCTCGCTCCACGGCGCGCACGTCGGCACGACCTACCGCGTGTACGCCGCCAGAACCTACCTCTACGCCACGGTCGCGGCGCTCGCCGGGAGCATCCTCGGGGTCTATCTCGTCGCGGGCGCGCTCGTCTTCCTCGGGACGGTGACCCCCGAGTTCGCGGCGCAACTGCCCGCGCCCCTGGGACCCCTCGTCGCCGGTGGCCGACCGGGGTTCGACCTCCTCGAACTGTTCGGCTTGTTCCTCCTGTCGAGTGCGACCCTCGGCGTCACGTCGGCGTTCGCCACCCACCAGGTCCGGTGGCTGCTTCCGAAGTACGAGGCCGCCGAGCGCGCGCGCCGCATCAACGCGTCGATGGAGCGAACGGTCGCGTTCATGTACGCGCTCTCACGGAGCGGCATGGCGCTCCCCGAGGTGCTTCGAATTCTCGCCCGGAACCGCGAGGTGTACGGCGAGAGCGCGCGCGAGATGGCGGTCGCCGTGAAGGACGTCGACGTGTTCGGCGCGGACATCCTGCGCGCGCTCGAGCGACTCGGCGACCGAACGCCCAGCGATGAACTCGCGGAGTTCACGGAGAACCTCACGAGCGTCCTCCAGAGCGGCCAGAACCTCCCGTCGTTCCTCCACAACGAGTACGAGTACTACGCCGAGGAGGCAGAAGCCAGGCAGTCCCAGTTCCTCGAACTGCTGGCGACGCTCGCGGAGGCGTACGTCACTGTGCTCGTCGCCGGCCCGCTGTTCCTCATCACGATCCTCGTCGTCATCGGGTTGACCCTCGGCGGAACCCTCGGCTTCCTCCGGCTCACGGGCTACCTCCTCGTCCCGCTGGCAACTGCAGGGTTCGTCGTCTACCTCGACAGCATCACGGAGACGGCGATCGCGAACACGACGAACGATGACGAACGCGAGGCGTCAATGGTCAGGTTCGTCGACGTGCCGACTGCTGATGGGGTAGCTCGCAGTGACGGCGGGGCGACAGATCTCGGCGGGAAGTCGGCTTCGGGCGTCCCACGGGAGACGAATCGCGAACGCTTCGACACCCACGAGTGGCTGCGGCCCATCCTCTATCGACTCCGCCATCCGTTCGCTGTCGTTCTGGAGTCACCGAGCGTGGTGTTCTGGGTGACCACGCCGCTCACGCTGGGCTACCTCGTCGTGCGCTGGTGGCCACTCGCGTCGAACGGCGTCACCGACGTGAGCGCCTACGACGACCCGCTCGTCCACGCCGCGTTATTCGTTCTCGGGACGTTCGCGCTGGCGTACGAACTCCACCGCCGACGCCTCGGGGCCATCGAAGCCGGGGTTCCGGACTTCCTCGACCGGTTCGCTAGCACGAACGAAGCGGGGATGGCTGCCGTTCCGAGTTTCGGTCGCGTCGTCGACAGCGATCTCGGTGCGCTCACACGGGAGTTAGAGCGCACCTGGGCGGACATCCAGTGGGGCGCGCGCATCGAGAACGCACTCCACCGCTTCGGGCAGCGCGCACAGACACCCGCCATCTCCCGCGTGGTGGCGCTCACGACGAACGCGATGCGCGCGAGCGGCGACCTCGGCCCCGTCCTGCGGATCGCTGCGGACGAAGCGAAGGCGACGCGGCGACTGGAGCGCGATCGTCGGAACGAACTGCTCACCTATCTGGTCGTCATCTACGTCTCCTTCTTCGTGTTCCTCGCCATCATCGTGGCCCTCGACACCGTCTTCATCCCGAATCTGCCGTCCGGCGGCCTCGGCGGCGCGGCCGCCGGGTCCAGTGTCCCGACCGGTCCGTTCTCGCGCGCCGCACAGCTGACCGAGGCGAAGAAGGACGCGTACAGCCTCGTGTTCTTCCATACAGGACTGGTGCAGGCCATCTGCTCGGGGCTCGTGGCCGGACAGATGGGTGAGAACAGCGTGAAGGCGGGCGCGAAACACGCCACGGTTATGCTCCTCGCGTCGTACGGCACGTTCGTGCTCATCGGATGA
- a CDS encoding DUF5793 family protein, producing MRRDYFELDVSNIDWVDEDGDPSKPNVVIEFTGPTVDLRDRLTDHDDNLLDADDTDVTFRLTDDSAESNAGGVVAVTNRLTGDFVLELNQDAEDVLQFIQAARRYGEATDDGDGRYRVELRVDGDELVVYEKSTFLVYSADGDLLRSQSLIPSGVEL from the coding sequence ATGCGTCGGGACTACTTCGAACTGGACGTGTCGAACATCGACTGGGTCGACGAGGACGGCGATCCGAGCAAGCCGAACGTGGTCATCGAGTTCACCGGTCCGACGGTGGACCTTCGGGACAGGCTGACCGACCACGACGACAACCTGCTCGACGCCGACGACACCGACGTCACCTTCCGCCTCACGGACGACTCGGCGGAATCGAACGCCGGCGGCGTCGTCGCGGTCACCAACCGCCTCACCGGCGACTTCGTTCTGGAACTGAATCAGGACGCCGAGGACGTCCTGCAGTTCATCCAGGCGGCGCGCCGCTACGGCGAAGCAACGGACGACGGCGACGGACGCTACCGCGTGGAGTTGCGCGTCGACGGCGACGAACTCGTTGTCTACGAGAAGTCGACGTTCCTCGTGTACAGCGCGGACGGCGACCTGCTTCGTTCGCAGTCTTTGATTCCGAGCGGCGTGGAACTCTGA
- a CDS encoding BMP family lipoprotein gives MVDFDRRDFLKATGGTVGASLLAGCTGNSSGSDGTKVGMVYATGGLGDGSFNDQAQQGLIKAKEELGIAYEESQPENNSEFASMQQQYAQNGSFDLVNCIGFAQKEALQANAKEFPEQKWTIIDESVDQDNVASYRFREETGSYLVGKMAGMLTQRDFSAGAGATTQGTNTVGFVGGIESPLIKKFEAGFQAGVKSVDDSIEMLSSYVGSFNDPAAGQSQARSMYNSGADIIYHASGATGVGVFRAAQDLGKFAIGVDRAQSVTQPDFADVILASMVKRVDTAIFNSIKAVVDDNFKGGTTTRLGLNDNGVEVAYGDQLGSEIPQDVKDALSQARESIIAGDISVPTQPQ, from the coding sequence ATGGTGGACTTCGACCGGCGCGACTTCCTGAAGGCGACTGGGGGCACAGTTGGGGCGTCACTACTCGCGGGCTGTACCGGGAACAGTAGTGGCAGCGACGGCACGAAGGTCGGAATGGTGTACGCCACGGGCGGCCTCGGTGACGGGTCGTTCAACGACCAGGCCCAGCAGGGACTCATCAAGGCCAAGGAGGAACTCGGCATTGCGTACGAGGAGTCCCAGCCCGAGAACAACTCCGAGTTCGCGTCGATGCAACAGCAGTACGCCCAGAACGGGAGTTTCGACCTGGTGAACTGCATCGGCTTCGCGCAGAAGGAAGCCCTCCAGGCCAACGCCAAGGAGTTCCCCGAGCAGAAGTGGACCATCATCGACGAGTCGGTCGACCAGGACAACGTCGCGAGCTACCGCTTCCGCGAGGAGACCGGATCGTACCTCGTCGGGAAGATGGCCGGAATGCTCACGCAGCGTGACTTCAGCGCGGGCGCCGGTGCGACCACGCAGGGAACCAACACCGTCGGCTTCGTCGGCGGCATCGAATCCCCACTCATCAAGAAGTTCGAGGCTGGCTTCCAGGCCGGCGTGAAGAGCGTTGACGACAGCATCGAGATGCTGTCCTCGTACGTCGGCAGCTTCAACGATCCGGCCGCGGGCCAGTCCCAGGCACGCTCGATGTACAACTCGGGCGCCGACATCATCTACCACGCGTCCGGCGCGACCGGCGTCGGCGTCTTCCGCGCGGCACAGGACTTGGGCAAGTTCGCCATCGGCGTCGACCGCGCGCAGTCCGTCACGCAGCCGGACTTCGCGGACGTCATCCTCGCGAGCATGGTCAAGCGCGTCGACACGGCCATCTTCAACTCCATCAAGGCGGTCGTTGACGACAACTTCAAGGGCGGTACCACGACCCGCCTCGGCCTGAACGACAACGGCGTCGAGGTCGCGTACGGCGACCAGCTCGGCTCCGAAATCCCCCAGGACGTCAAGGACGCGCTCTCCCAGGCGCGAGAATCCATCATCGCGGGAGACATCAGCGTTCCCACCCAGCCCCAGTAG
- a CDS encoding sodium/proline symporter, translating into MANGIAGGAGAWVIGTFAAYLLVLVGIGVWATQFMDSVGDYVIGGREIGPVVTGFSERASEMSGWLTLGVPADAYSTGVMAFYNGLGMIPADLFAWAALAKRLRKYSEIVRAVTLPTFFATRLRDDTGIVKGVSSVVLILFEGGYVGAQIVAAGTLLRVLTGVEMWIGIVAGGVIVVGYTMLGGYVAVAWSDYFQGAIILAAFMVLPILAYTTWGLPFDEVAASQGGAALTSITAGATGWAALFGIISYAAIGLGVPGNPHIMVRFMGIDRVKNVRKAALVAQLFMFAAYIGAAFVGLYAITQFGGLENTDNAMPLVTLELLPSVIAGVVLAAALAAMMSSADSQLLVATSAVVEDVYHGFLNQQASEERLVAYSRYVTLGIGFASIGFAYLARETPIYTLVLDYAWGGLGAALGPLLIATLWWKRVTAEGAVASMVTGALTMVLWTQWSTILGPAFIEQLHPAVSGLLTVYGLFPAFVLSAAVLVAVSLSTKPPDQDELEDDFSVMHKPLSAVTGDGDERSSGPVADGGRPEPRAVTEMDNVRAQVADSDYWTEE; encoded by the coding sequence ATGGCTAACGGCATCGCGGGCGGCGCCGGCGCCTGGGTCATCGGCACGTTCGCCGCGTACCTCCTGGTTCTCGTCGGAATCGGCGTGTGGGCGACCCAGTTCATGGACTCCGTCGGGGACTACGTCATCGGCGGGCGCGAAATCGGACCGGTCGTCACCGGGTTCTCCGAGCGCGCCTCCGAGATGAGCGGGTGGCTCACGCTCGGCGTCCCGGCCGACGCGTACAGCACCGGCGTGATGGCGTTCTACAACGGCCTGGGGATGATTCCGGCCGACCTGTTCGCGTGGGCCGCCCTTGCCAAGCGCCTCCGGAAGTACTCCGAAATCGTGCGCGCGGTGACGCTGCCGACGTTCTTCGCTACCCGACTGCGCGACGACACGGGAATCGTCAAGGGCGTCTCCTCGGTGGTGCTCATCCTCTTCGAGGGCGGCTACGTCGGCGCCCAGATCGTCGCCGCCGGCACCCTATTGCGCGTGCTCACCGGCGTCGAGATGTGGATCGGCATCGTCGCCGGCGGCGTCATCGTCGTCGGGTACACGATGCTCGGCGGCTACGTCGCGGTGGCGTGGTCGGACTACTTCCAGGGCGCCATCATCCTCGCGGCGTTCATGGTGCTGCCGATTCTCGCGTACACTACCTGGGGTCTTCCATTCGACGAGGTCGCGGCGAGTCAGGGCGGCGCCGCGCTCACGAGCATCACCGCCGGCGCGACCGGGTGGGCGGCGCTGTTCGGCATCATCTCGTACGCCGCGATCGGTCTCGGCGTCCCGGGGAACCCCCACATCATGGTGCGGTTCATGGGCATCGACCGCGTGAAGAACGTCCGGAAGGCCGCGCTCGTCGCCCAGCTGTTCATGTTCGCCGCGTACATCGGCGCGGCGTTCGTCGGCCTCTACGCCATCACGCAGTTCGGCGGTCTCGAGAACACGGACAACGCGATGCCGCTGGTGACCCTCGAGTTGCTGCCGAGTGTCATCGCCGGGGTCGTGCTCGCCGCCGCGCTCGCCGCGATGATGTCGAGTGCGGACTCCCAGTTGCTCGTCGCGACCAGTGCCGTCGTGGAGGACGTCTACCACGGCTTCCTGAACCAGCAGGCTTCCGAGGAGAGACTCGTCGCGTACTCCCGGTACGTCACGCTCGGCATCGGGTTTGCGTCCATCGGCTTCGCGTACCTCGCGCGCGAGACGCCCATCTACACGCTCGTCCTCGACTACGCGTGGGGCGGCCTCGGCGCCGCACTCGGCCCGCTGCTCATCGCGACGCTCTGGTGGAAGCGCGTCACCGCAGAGGGCGCCGTCGCGAGCATGGTTACGGGCGCCCTGACGATGGTTCTCTGGACCCAGTGGTCGACCATCCTCGGCCCGGCGTTCATCGAGCAACTCCACCCCGCCGTCTCCGGACTGCTCACCGTCTATGGCCTGTTCCCGGCGTTCGTGCTGTCGGCGGCCGTGCTCGTCGCGGTGTCGCTGTCGACGAAACCCCCCGACCAGGACGAACTCGAAGACGACTTCTCGGTGATGCACAAGCCCCTCTCGGCTGTCACCGGCGACGGTGACGAGCGGTCCTCCGGGCCGGTCGCCGACGGCGGTCGCCCCGAACCACGAGCGGTCACCGAGATGGACAACGTCCGCGCCCAGGTCGCTGACAGCGACTACTGGACCGAAGAATGA
- a CDS encoding CAP domain-containing protein produces the protein MSRRCPACDAAVADQERCPACDTPVPVPSGTETAVEEPIDVEWDCSECGRTHVKNSPPCSRCGHTVLEKRPVYPSDVAFDSDSETSPSRRGYLKYVAGIGLAVLGGGFLYVDGTSTPAMPDASGHADSAKGIEFAAAETRLRKRVNDERSSDGVSPLQHADALDSGATYNTRYMVANGFGDTPDMTEILREFGATNYDEAVLAVDQLGSNAVPSDPLASVESATELGDRFASRWLDSAGYRGSLLSPRYASIGLDIHVDVDGFVYLTGILTD, from the coding sequence TTGAGCCGACGTTGTCCCGCGTGCGACGCAGCAGTCGCCGATCAGGAGCGGTGCCCCGCGTGCGACACGCCTGTTCCCGTTCCGTCGGGGACCGAGACCGCGGTCGAGGAACCCATCGACGTCGAGTGGGATTGCTCTGAGTGCGGGCGGACCCACGTCAAGAACAGTCCGCCGTGTTCCAGGTGCGGGCACACAGTACTGGAAAAGCGACCTGTCTACCCCTCGGACGTAGCGTTCGACAGCGACAGCGAGACGTCACCGTCCCGCCGCGGGTACCTCAAGTACGTAGCGGGCATCGGCCTGGCAGTGCTCGGCGGTGGGTTCCTCTACGTCGATGGGACGAGCACGCCCGCGATGCCCGACGCGTCGGGCCACGCCGACAGCGCGAAGGGTATCGAGTTCGCGGCGGCCGAGACGCGACTTCGCAAGCGAGTGAACGACGAACGCTCGAGCGACGGGGTTTCGCCCCTGCAGCACGCCGACGCCCTCGACAGCGGCGCGACCTACAACACGCGGTACATGGTCGCCAACGGATTCGGTGACACGCCGGACATGACCGAGATCCTCCGGGAGTTCGGCGCGACGAACTACGACGAGGCGGTGCTCGCTGTCGACCAACTCGGGAGCAACGCCGTGCCGTCCGACCCGCTTGCCTCCGTCGAGTCAGCGACGGAACTGGGCGACCGGTTCGCGTCGCGGTGGCTGGACAGCGCGGGGTATCGTGGGTCGCTCCTTAGCCCTCGGTACGCAAGCATCGGCCTCGACATACACGTCGACGTGGACGGGTTTGTCTACCTCACCGGCATCCTGACGGACTAA
- a CDS encoding phosphopentomutase/phosphoglucosamine mutase, with protein sequence MDLFGTAGIRGDAADLVNPELALSVGAAAGAIAREGGDTEFVVARDGRETGPALAAAMEAGLEAAGVTVYRAGMLPTPALAYASRGRRGVQLTASHNPSEDNGIKLFVDGSEYDREQERAVEARVDEGADHATWSAWGDSENVDVLADYREAVTAYASDHGAPLDGLTVAVDCGNGMAGIATPYVLRELGAHVVTLNANVDGHFPGRPSKPTPETVTDLREFVAGGDAAFGIAHDGDADRIVLVDRAGEVVHEDTVLAILAEHYARESESGDPVVVTTPNASARIDERVREAGGRVERVRLGALHEGIAAARKDGGDVVFAAEPWKHIHTAFGGWIDGVASAAVLSRLVADAGGLGPLRDPVTERPYRKVSVSCPDDAKAAVMERLERRLPERFPDAAVETEYGVRLEFDDSSWTLVRPSGTEPYVRVYAESDDVDELVEAVAGVVEDAVAES encoded by the coding sequence ATGGACCTCTTCGGCACGGCAGGGATCCGGGGTGACGCCGCCGACCTCGTGAATCCGGAGCTCGCGCTCTCGGTCGGCGCGGCGGCGGGCGCCATCGCGCGCGAAGGCGGCGACACCGAGTTCGTGGTGGCGCGCGACGGGCGCGAGACGGGGCCGGCGCTCGCCGCGGCGATGGAGGCCGGACTCGAGGCCGCGGGCGTCACCGTCTACCGCGCGGGAATGCTCCCGACGCCAGCGCTCGCGTACGCTTCTCGGGGCCGACGCGGCGTGCAGTTGACGGCGAGCCACAACCCATCTGAGGACAACGGCATCAAACTGTTCGTGGACGGCTCGGAGTACGACCGCGAGCAGGAGCGTGCTGTCGAAGCTCGTGTGGACGAAGGCGCTGACCACGCGACCTGGTCTGCGTGGGGTGACAGCGAGAACGTGGACGTGCTTGCCGACTACCGGGAGGCGGTCACCGCGTACGCGAGCGACCACGGCGCGCCCCTAGACGGACTGACGGTGGCTGTCGACTGCGGGAACGGGATGGCGGGCATCGCGACTCCTTACGTACTGCGAGAACTGGGCGCGCACGTCGTGACGCTGAACGCCAACGTCGACGGCCACTTCCCCGGACGACCGAGCAAGCCGACGCCCGAGACGGTGACCGACCTCCGCGAGTTCGTGGCTGGTGGGGACGCGGCGTTCGGCATCGCACACGACGGCGACGCTGACCGAATCGTGCTCGTGGACAGGGCCGGCGAGGTCGTCCACGAGGACACCGTGCTGGCGATACTCGCAGAGCACTACGCGCGGGAGAGCGAATCCGGGGACCCGGTTGTCGTCACGACGCCGAACGCGTCGGCGCGCATCGACGAACGCGTCCGGGAAGCCGGCGGGCGCGTGGAGCGTGTTCGGCTCGGCGCGCTCCACGAGGGAATCGCGGCGGCCCGGAAGGACGGCGGTGACGTGGTGTTCGCGGCGGAACCGTGGAAGCACATCCACACCGCGTTCGGCGGGTGGATTGACGGCGTGGCCTCGGCCGCAGTGTTGTCCCGACTCGTCGCCGACGCGGGCGGACTCGGCCCGCTGCGAGACCCCGTGACCGAGCGCCCGTACCGGAAGGTGAGCGTGTCCTGTCCGGACGACGCGAAGGCAGCGGTGATGGAACGTCTCGAACGACGTCTCCCGGAGCGGTTCCCGGACGCCGCCGTGGAGACGGAGTACGGCGTCCGCCTCGAGTTCGACGACTCGTCGTGGACGCTCGTCCGACCAAGCGGGACCGAGCCCTACGTTCGCGTGTACGCCGAGAGCGACGACGTCGACGAGCTCGTCGAGGCGGTCGCCGGCGTCGTCGAGGACGCAGTCGCGGAGAGCTGA
- a CDS encoding type II/IV secretion system ATPase subunit — MSTELLADLERRLDDVRQRAARVAEVLRGADIDIDEYDPDAHGPLVTFDGLEGYEEVDRYWVNAPYAFVYVGHDPQENEHRYHVVEPELDEFERELLDTLYDDIRDSLIYDAEYDPENPESVLKTQIRRLLEEYGVVLDENAFYRLFYYLHRTFEGYEKLDPVMADPRIEDVSCDGYGVPLFVYHQEYGDVETNISYEKAELDSFVVRLAQQSGRHISIGNPVTETTLPDGSRAELALGEEVTPRGSAFTIRKYAEDPFTPAHLVDLNTFDLDQMAYLWLAIESNKSLLFAGGTASGKTTSMNAISMFIPPRSKVLSIEDTRELTLYHDNWLSSVTRDATGENDDITMYDLLRSALRHRPEYIVVGEVRGDEAMTLFQAMNTGHTTYSTMHADSVQTVINRLENDPINVPRAMIQSLDILCVQTLTYVGDERVRRNRVVAEIEGIDQRTGDLDYSTAFEWQAESDEFAQRDSHVLEEIREERGWSRAELLRELRNRKRVLQYMCDQGVTDYRRFTALVNEYYAHPERVVDRVTDELTDDVAVDAPGVGK; from the coding sequence ATGTCGACGGAACTCCTCGCGGACCTCGAACGACGACTCGACGACGTCCGACAGCGCGCCGCGCGCGTCGCCGAGGTGCTCCGCGGGGCCGACATCGACATCGACGAGTACGACCCCGACGCCCACGGCCCCCTGGTCACGTTCGACGGACTGGAGGGGTACGAGGAAGTCGACCGATACTGGGTGAACGCCCCGTACGCGTTCGTCTACGTCGGCCACGACCCCCAGGAGAACGAACACCGCTACCACGTCGTCGAACCCGAACTCGACGAGTTCGAACGGGAGCTACTCGACACCCTCTACGACGACATCCGGGACTCGCTCATCTACGACGCCGAGTACGACCCGGAGAACCCCGAATCCGTGCTGAAGACGCAGATCCGACGGCTGCTCGAAGAGTACGGCGTCGTCCTCGACGAGAACGCCTTCTACCGGTTGTTCTACTACCTCCACCGCACGTTCGAGGGGTACGAGAAACTCGACCCCGTGATGGCCGACCCTCGCATCGAGGACGTGTCGTGTGACGGCTACGGAGTCCCGCTGTTCGTCTACCACCAGGAGTACGGCGACGTCGAGACGAACATCTCCTACGAGAAAGCGGAACTCGACAGTTTCGTCGTTCGACTCGCCCAGCAGTCCGGGCGCCACATCTCCATCGGCAACCCCGTGACCGAGACGACGCTCCCGGACGGGTCGCGCGCCGAACTCGCGCTGGGCGAGGAAGTCACCCCGCGAGGGTCGGCGTTCACCATCAGGAAGTACGCAGAAGACCCGTTCACGCCCGCCCACCTCGTCGACCTGAACACGTTCGACCTCGACCAGATGGCGTACCTCTGGCTTGCCATCGAATCCAACAAGAGCCTGCTGTTTGCGGGCGGTACGGCCTCGGGGAAGACCACGTCGATGAACGCTATCTCGATGTTCATTCCGCCGCGCTCGAAGGTGCTCAGCATCGAGGACACGCGCGAGTTGACGCTCTACCACGACAACTGGCTGTCCTCCGTGACGCGGGACGCCACCGGCGAGAACGACGACATCACGATGTACGATCTGCTGCGGTCGGCGCTCCGCCACCGCCCCGAGTACATCGTCGTCGGCGAGGTGCGCGGCGACGAAGCGATGACGCTGTTCCAGGCGATGAACACCGGCCACACGACGTACTCCACGATGCACGCGGACAGCGTCCAGACGGTCATCAACCGCCTCGAGAACGACCCGATCAACGTGCCGCGCGCGATGATCCAGAGCCTCGACATCCTCTGCGTGCAGACGCTCACGTACGTCGGCGACGAACGCGTCCGCCGGAACCGCGTCGTCGCGGAGATCGAAGGAATCGACCAGCGCACGGGCGACCTCGACTACTCGACGGCCTTCGAGTGGCAGGCCGAGAGCGACGAGTTCGCCCAGCGCGACTCCCACGTCCTCGAGGAGATTCGCGAGGAACGCGGGTGGTCGCGCGCCGAACTCCTCCGGGAACTCCGGAACCGGAAACGCGTCCTCCAGTACATGTGCGACCAGGGCGTCACGGACTACCGGCGGTTCACTGCGCTCGTCAACGAGTACTACGCGCACCCCGAGCGCGTCGTCGACCGCGTCACCGACGAACTGACCGACGACGTCGCCGTCGACGCGCCGGGTGTCGGAAAGTAG